The DNA sequence GGTACTGGCGGAAGGCTTCCCGGATACTCCCATTGTGGTGTGGTTAAATCCGTACTTTGGAGAGATACAGAGAGACGGCAAAGGTTTTGAGCAATTCCAGATTTATCAGGATTTTTTCAGTCAATTTCAAGCGATCATCACGCTTCCACAAGGCAACAAGGCCACAATCGGCAAAGATTTGGAGGAGCTTTTTGCTAAACGGATGAGCTTTAAGGCCGGGATTGATTCCAGTTCATCCATTGCGGTGCGGTCCCGTCTGAATCGGTACTGGCAAAGCCTTATCGCCGTGGTCGAACAAGCCGGAATTGCGTAGGGGGGGACATGTCTGAACAAGAAGAAACACAAAATGCGGGTGCCGTTTCCCCGGCATTGCCGGACGGGATCGGCCTGACTCTTGACGATGTGCGGGCACTGTTGGCCAAAGAGCATGAAACCATCGTACCGAAAGACGATCCCATGCTCATGATCGTAACGCTGCTCAATGCCTACTTGGGCGAAGTGGACAAGCTCCATGCCCGGCATGGCAAGGCTCTGGCGGCGCTCATGGCGGGCAAAACGGACGCCTATGTCAAAGGAGTTCAGGGGGCCACGGATGCCTTGGCCGCGCAACTTTCCGCGTCCTCGGTTGAGGGCATCCGCAAAGTGTTTGCCGAACACGCGGGCCAACTGCAAAGCCTCAAAAGCGGCATGTGGTATGCTGCGGCCATTGTGGCAGTTTCGGCCCTGGTCAATGTAGCGGTGTTCGTACTGCGGGGGGTGCGGTGATGATGGCCACGGATGCAGGATTTCGGGAAACGCTGGCCTACAACTGCGGCCCGCTGTTCATGGATGCCCTGAAAAATCCTGAAGTGATTGAAATTATGTTGAACCCTGACGGGATGCTGTGGATCGAGCGGTACGGACAGGATCAGGAGCCTATCGGCACAATGGAGCCGGTACGGAGTCGGGCCGTGCTCTCCCTGGTGGCCAGTGCTCTGGATCTGACGGTCAACGATCACTCCCCGATCATCGAAGGGGAATTTCCGTTGGACGGGTCCAGGTTCGAGGCGACCTTTCCGCCCATTGTAAGCGCTCCGTCTTTTTCTCTCCGCAAAAAGGCCAGCAAGGTGATGAGCGTTGAAGACTACGTGGCGGATGGCGTTATCACGCCCGCCGTGGTGCCGTTCCTTGAACACGCTGTAGTGACTCGCAAAAACATCATGGTCGTAGGCGGCACGTCCAGCGGCAAAACAACCTTTGTCAACGCAATCATCCAGAGAATAGCCCTGCTCTGTCCCTCGCATCGGCTGCTTATTCTGGAAGACACGGCGGAACTGCAATCCCAAAGCCCGAACACGGTTTTTTTTCGTACCTCGCCACTGGCCGGGGTGGATATGCGGACTCTGGCCAAGGTTGCCATGCGTTATGCTCCCCGGCGTATTCTTATCGGTGAGGTGCGCGACTCTGCCGCCCTGGAACTGCTCAAACTGTGGAATACCGGACACCCTGGCGGCGTGGGCACGTTTCACGCGGACAGCGCGGAAGAGGCGCTGCCTCGCTTGGAAGAGCTTGTGGAGGAGGCTGGCTTAGGTTCCAAGCAAAAACTTATTGGAAGAGGTGTTGACGTGATCGTCTTTATGGAAAAAACGCCGGATAATCGCCGCCGTCTTTCCCAGATCATCAAAGTGCATGGATTCAATCCTAAAACGGAACAGTACGAAACGAGCAACGTCTATACTGTTTCCGCCGCATGAGAGGGCTATGGATACCACCAAAAGCAACACGGATATACGTTGCGGCAACTGTCATAGGTTGCTGGCACGGGGGGATGTGCAAGCCGGAGTTATAGAGCTTGTTTGCCCTCGTTGCAAAACCCGCCTGATCCTGCGGGCCTCGCGCCCCAACCTCGCGCCGCAAGACGGCCTCTACGGAGATCGTCATGCGCGTACATCTGAAGCCCTCCTCGAACAGCACTAAAGGCCGTTGGCTCCTTTTTTGCCTTCCGGCCTTGTGCCTTTGTCTCTTCCCTGAAATCGCCGCCGCCTCCGGGGGCATTACGGAATTTTCCAGCCCCTTGGAACGTGTGGTGAACACCATCACCGGCCCGGCTGGCAAGTGGATTTCGATCACCGCTATGGCGATCTGCGGGATCATATTCATCATGAACAAAGACGACATTTCCGGGGGCTTCAAGCTGCTGCTCGGCGTCGTTTTCGGAATTTCCTTTATCGCTTTCGCGTCGTCCATCGTCAATTCGGTGTTTTCCTTTTCCGGGGCGGTGCTGTGATGCGGACGCTGCCCATACATCAATCGTTGCATAGACACGCGCACGTACTCGGCGCGGAACGGGAACTGGTCATGACGGCCGGGCTGGTGGCACTGCTGGTCGGCGTGGGGGGCCTGACGGTCCTTTCCGGCGTGTCTGCCGTGGTCTTTTGGATGGTGGTCGTGTTCGCGCTGCGGCGCATGGCAAAGGCTGATCCGATCATGTCGCGGGTCTGGCTGCGGCATATCAAACAACAGGATTTTTACAGGGCCAAGTCCGGGCGCTGGCGGGAAGGGGGTTTCACATGCTGAAACTTGCCGACTTCCGCACAAAAGCCAAGGGGCTGCCGGACCTCCTTCCCTATGCCGCGCTAGTCGCGCCGGGTGTGGTCCTGAATAAAGACGGTTCCTTTTTGGGGGCTTGGGAAGTTCGAGGACAGGATACGGCCAGCGCCACACCGGACGAGTTGGCCTATCAGTCCGCGCAATTCAATAACGCGATCAAACTTCTGGGGACGGGGTGGATGCTGCATATGGACGCGATCCGCAGTCCACACGCGGCTTATCCGCCCCGTGAGGCAAGCCGTTTTCCCGATCCTGTCACGCAACTGATCGATGATGAGCGCCGGGAGTTTTTCGGTCGGGGCACCTGCTATAGCACAAACACGATCCTTTCCGTAACGTACAAGCCGGATTTCAACGCCACGCGGTTGGCTGGCGGAACGCAATCCGGCGCGGCCTCTGCCGGAGTGTTGGACAAGGGGCTTGCCCACTTTGAAAATATCCTGGAAGAATTGGAAGATGCCCTGTCCGCCGTGCTCCATCTGGAACGCCTGGGCGAGTATGACGCCTTTGATCCAGACGGAAACGCCTACCGGCAATCAGACGTGCTTTCTCATCTGCAACATTGTTTGACGGGCGATCTGCATCCTGTCCGAGTGCCGGATACGCCCATGTACTTGGACGCCATACTTGCCAGTGAAGAACTTGTGGGCGGAATTGTGCCGCGCTTGGGTTCCCGGCATTTGGCCATGTTGTCCATAGACGGTTTGCCGCAAGAATCATGGCCCGCCATGCTGGCGGCACTGGATGGCCTCCCGCTCTCGTATCGCTGGTCCAGTCGTTTTATTTGTCTGGATCAATTTGATGCTGTGGCGGAAATCAATTCGTACCGGAAGGGATGGCGGCAACAGGTTTACAGGTTTCTCGATCAATTCCTGAATAACCCGAACGCGCGGGCGAACCGGGACGCTCTGCTTATGGCCGAAGATGCGGAACAGGCCATGACGGAAGTACAGGGGGGGTATGTGGGCGCGGGCTATCTTACGTCCTGCGTCGTGCTCATGCACGAAAACCGGGAGACGTTGCAGGATTGGGCGCGGGAACTGCGGCGCACGGTACAAACGCTCGGTTTCGGCTGCCGGATTGAAACGATCAATGCCCTGGAAACCTGGTTGGGCAGTATTCCGGGCAACAGTTTTTCAAATCTGCGGCGGCCTCTCCTGTCCACGTTGAACCTTGCGGACTTGCTGCCGCTGTCCTCAGTATGGGAAGGGGCCGCGCATTGCCCTTGTCCGTTCTATCCGCCCGACTCGCCGCCTCTGGCCGTGTTGACCACGGACGGGGCCACGCCGTTTTTTTTCAACCTCCATTCCGGCGATCTTGGCCATACACTTGTATTTGGGCCTACCGGCTCCGGCAAGTCCACGCTCCTGGGGCTGATCGCGGCGCAATTCCGGCGCTACGCTGGCGCTCAGATTTTCGCCTTTGACAAGGGGCGAAGCCTGCTTCCGCTGTGCCTCGCGGCGGGCGGCGCTCATTATGACGTGGGCGCGGGCGGCCTGTCGTTCGCGCCGTTGCAATATGTTGATTCCGATTCTGAACAGTCCTGGGCGGAAGAGTGGGTGGCCTCTTTGTTGGAGTTGCAAGGCTTGAACGTCTTACCGCTCCATAAAAACGCCATTCATGAAGCCATGTCCCTGGTCCGCTCGAACCCGGAACATCTGCGGTCCCTGTCCAGTTTTTACAGTTTCGTGCAGGGAGAAGACATAAAGCAAGCCCTCCGCCACTACACACGGGAAGGGGCTATGGGGCGTCTTCTGGACGCCAAGCCGGACACCTTGGGCATGTCGCCGTTCATGGTTTTTGAACTGGAAGACCTCATGAACCTGGGGGACAAAAACCTGATCCCCGTCTTGCTCTACCTCTTTCATCGGATTGAAAACGCGCTCAATGGGCAACCTTCGCTCCTGATACTTGATGAGGCTTGGATCATGCTTGGGCATCCGGTTTTCCGCGCCAAAATACGAGAGTGGCTGAAAGTGCTCCGCAAAGCGAATTGCGCCGTACTCCTGGCCACGCAATCCCTTTCCGACGCCAAACGCTCCGGCATTTTTGACGTGCTTGTGGAGTCCTGCCCGACGCAAATCTTGCTTGCGAACCTTTCAGCACGACAGGAAGGGCAACGGGATTTGTATACGGATATGGGCCTCAATGCCCGCCAGATTGACATTATCGCCTCGGCCACGCCGAAACGCGATTACTACGTGATTACGCCGCACGGGCGGCGGCTGGTGCAATTGGCGCTCGGCCGCAAAGCGTTGGCCTTTGTTGGAGCCTCGGACAAGGAAAGCCTTGCCCGCATTCGGCAACTCTCCGGCGAGCACGGCCCGGAATGGCCGTCTTACTGGCTGGCGGAACGCCACGCCGCATAAGGAAAAAGACAATGAAAGTATGCTGTATTCTTCTTGTGGGATTTTGCCTTTTCAGTGCTCCGGCATTTGGCATGACGGTATATTGCACAAATTGCAGTAACCAAATGACGCAAGCATTGGAGCGCGTCACCAATGTTTCACAACTCAATAAGCTTATTGATCAATACGCGGAAGCCGCTCAGCAAACGCAACAACAAATCCGCATGGTACAGCAAAATATTGAGCAGTATCAAAACATGCTGCAAAACACGGCGCAACTGCCCGCGCATCTCGTCAATCAACTGAATGGCTCACTTTTACGGCTGGCCAGTCTTACCCGCGAACTCAAAACGCAACGCGGGGACGTGGTGGGCCTGGGGCAAGTCTTTATGAATCTGTTTCCCGATCAGAGCGAGTTTGCGGACTTGGCCGGGACCGGGCCGCAAGGGGTGAACGCGGCGAATGCCCGTTACCGGGAAAAATGGGATTCATGGTCTGAATCCGTTGATCAGGCGTCACAGGCCACATTCCAGCTTTCGGGCAAACAGCTTGAGGACTTGCAAGGAAACGCCTCGGATATGCAGGCGTACCTTGATCAACTGCTAGCCACGCCTGACGGGCAAATGCGGGCGATTCAGGCGGGCAATCAACTGGCCTCAATCCAAATTCAGGAAGCCCGCCAGCTTCGGGAACTCATGGCCACTACGGCGCAATCTTCCCTTGCCGCGCAAATGAAAGCCGAAAAAGAAGGCCAAATGGAACAAGAATTGTGGCGGGATATGACCAAAACGGACAAGTTGGGTGGCCTGACTTCCAAGCCGGACCCGTTTTAGGGGCGGCTATGAACAAGCCGCGTTTCGCTCTCTTCGCCCTGGTCTGCCTGCTGGCCGTCCTGTGTCTGCCGGGCGGCGCTCTGGCCGCTGCGGATACGGATTTTGTGTCAAAGTTGGTGTCGTCCTTTTATGACAAAACTTCGGCTTGGGAACCGATTCTGAAAAAATACGCTCTGCTTGTGTTCCGTTGGCTGCTGATTCTTGAGGTATGCTTCCTGGGAATCAAAGCGGCGCTGAATCGGGAACAAGTGGGGGATATATTCAAGCATTTCGTTATGCTTCTGCTCATGGCGGGCTTTTTTCTGGCCGTAATCAACAATTATAAGGAATGGTCGTGGAATCTGATAGACGGTCTGAAACAGATAGGCTTTGAACTGAGTTCCCCGCAATACTCTTCCGATTCGCCCTTTATCGCGGGAATGAAGATCGTCAACCTCATTCTCTCCAAGCTCTCGGCATGGTCGCCGGGCAACTCCGTGGCCCTCTTGCTTGCCGCCCTGGTGGTCATGGTCTGTTTCGCCCTGATTTCGGCGCAAGTAGTGTTCATTAAATGCGAAGCCATGATCGCCATGATGGCGGCGTTGATTCTGGTGAGCTTTGGCGGCTCGTCCTTTCTGAAGGATTACGCCGTCAACGCCTTGCGCTATGTGCTGGCGGTGGCCTTCAAGCTGTTCGTTATGCAACTGGTGTTAGGGGTGGGTCTTGCTTTTATACAGGACTTCGACACGTCCACGGCGGAACTGCAAGATATTTTCATTGTGATCGGCGCGTCTATTGTGCTCCTGGCTCTGGTCAAATCCATCCCTGACACCTGCGCGGGAATTATCAACGGCTCCCATGTGTCCGGGGGCGCGGCCATAACCGCCGCCACCGCCGCCGTGGGCGGGGCTGTGGCCGGGGCTGTGGGCGGCTCCATCGCGGCGGGACGTTCCGCCGCTGTCACGACGCAGAATGTCAAAGACGCCTCGAATATAGCAGGGATGGAAGGCAAGTCCGGCATGGGCAAAGGCGTTTCCGTGGCCCGCTCCATGTGGGGCGCTCGGCAGGATGCCAAAACGGCCGGGGAAAAAGCCCTGGCCACTCGTTCCCGCTCGGAAATGAAAGAACGTCTTGAGCGGGCGCGGATGGCAACAGAAAGCGACAATTCATAGGAGGCAACATGCCTTTTTTCTCCAAAAAGAAAGCCCCAAGCATAGAAACGGCGGGCAAGGGGCACAATCCCTATCTGAACGCCCGGCAGGAATGGCTTGAACGATACGGCGGCTATATCAGCCGGGCCGCACAATGGCGCACAGTGGCTTTTTTCTGTCTGATCATCACGGGAATTTCCATCACTGGCAACGTGATTCAGGCAAACCAAGTCAAAACGATCCCCTACATCATCGAAGTGGACAAGCTCGGCAAGTCTGCCGTGGTCGCCCGCGCCGATGTGGCCAGCGTCACGCCGCAACGGCTTATTCAGTCGGAAATCGCGGCTTGTGTTGCCGATTGGCGCACGGTGACGGCGGATGTGGAACTACAGAAAAAGATGATTTCCCGCTTGTCCTACTTCATGGCCGGTTCGGCAAAGGGCGTTTTGAAGGAATGGTACGAAACGAATAACCCCTATGAAATCGCCAAGTCGGGTAAACTGGTCCATGTGGAGATCAAAAGCTTACCCCTGCCGGTCAGTGCCGATTCCTACCGGGTCGAATGGACGGAAACCGTCCGCAGTCATGCGGGGGCGCTGTTGGAACAGCACACCTATGAAGCCACGGCCACGATCCAGATCAACCCACCCCAAACGGATGCGGTCTTACTGCGTAATCCGGGCGGGATTTACATCACGGCTTTGTCGGCGGGTAAGGTTGTGGGCGCTCCGTCGCGTTCCTCTTCTGGTGCCGTTTCCGGCGCTCCGGCTCAAACCGAATAAGGGAAACACCATGAAAAAAATAATGCTCTTGTTGTTCGCGTGTTTTTACGCTTGCCCGGTCTGGGCGGCGTCTCCTCCCTCAGTGGTTCCGGCTGGCTATCCTCCGGCTCTGGAATCCGGTTCGCCGGTAGTCTCGGAAGTAGACTATATCAGCCCGTCCACCGTGCCGCTCACGGATAAGGAAAAACACGCTTTGCATCTCTCGGCGGACTGGTCCCGGCGTAACGTCGCGCCGGTCCTGGGAAGCGGCGGCAAGGTGGTTTTTGTGCATGGGGCCAGTCTTCCCACGATCTTGGCCGTACCAATGCAAGTTTGCGACGTTGAACTTGAATCAGGCGAAACGGTCAATGAAATTGTAGTAGGGGATTCGGCCCGGTGGATGGTGGATTCCGGCACGGCGGGTTCCGGTCCCGCCGCTACCGTGCATCTGTTCATCAAGCCGGTGGACGCCGGGCTTGAAAGTTCAGCCGTAGTTACCACGGATCGCCGGGTCTATCACCTGCGGCTTGTTTCTCAACGCTCCGGCCATACACCCTATGTCGGTTTTGTGTACTCGGATGATCTGCGGCGCACGGCTGCCGCCCGCAAAGCCGCCGAAACAAGGCGGGCAACCTGGGAAAGTACAACGGTAGACGGGGAACGCCGGGATTTGTCCGATTTGAATTTTGCCTATGGAGTCAAAGGGAAAGCGCCTTGGACGCCGGAACGGGTCTATGACGATGGGCGGCAAATGTTCATCCGTCTGCCGAAATCCGCCGCGTCCGGGGAAATGCCCGTGCTCCTGGTCCGTAAAGGCAATAAAGATGTACTGGTCAATTACCGGGTCAAAGACTCGGCCATTGTCGTTGACGGCATTTTTGACAAGCTGGCGCTGATCGTCGGCGTGGGGGGCGATCAACAAAAAATCGAAATCGTCAGAGAAGGGGGCCGGAAATGAAACGCGCTGTTTTTCTCTTGTTGGCTCTGCTGCTCTCCGGCTGCGCGGGGCGCGGCCTGTCCGGCTCCTTCTGCGGTCCTTTGCCTTCGGATACCGCCGTGGTCCAGGTGGCGCAAGATGCCGTGTCTTTCCTGGCTTCGTCGTATCCGCCCGGCCATACCGCGCTTTTCCTTATGCCCGCCAAGGCGGAAAACGCCTTTGCTCATGCTCTGGAAAACGGCTTGCGGTCACGGGGGTTCACACTTTTAATGGAAGACCGAAAAGACGCCCTGGCCGTGGCCTACACGCTGGACGAGCTGCGGGACGATGCCGCGTGGTATCTGCAACTGAGACTTTCAGACGGCAAGGCGCTGGCCAGAGTCTACGACGCGGCGGGCCTGCCTGAAGCCGGACGCTCCCAAACGGAAGCCGTGGCGCCTCGTCCTTTACTGGAAAAAGCCGCGAACAAGGCCGGGGCCGCGTATGACAAAGCCGCCCACGCCTTGAACGACTAAGGGGGCCGTATGTCCACCGATTCTCCGAACAGTTTTGAACCGTTGCCGCCCGATGGTGTGGTCAAAATGCGGCGCTGGCCTCTGTATGCCGTTATCTGCGCCGGGTTGCTGCTGGTTGGTGTGCTCGTCTACAGTGTGAATTTCGCGCATAACCCGGAAGAGGAGGCCGCGCAAACCCAAAAAGTAGATATTAAGGAACAGGAAAACCCGTTGATTGCGGGAGAAGGCAACGGGCTGGCGTTGCCTCCTGCCGGTTCTCAGGGGCTTGCCACTCCTCAAGCGGTCGTTTCAGGCAAGCCGGAACCGTTGATAGTGGTCCGGGATGACGGCCAGAAACCCGCCGATCAGCAGGAAAGAGACAACATACGCCGGATGCGGTCGCAAGCCTACCTTTCGGCGCTGTCCTCGCCTCTGGCCGTCAAAAAAGCGAGTGTGACGGCGGGCGGCGCTCCGGCGCAATCGTCCAGCCCGGAACCCGTAGGCCGGGAACAGGGTAACGGCATTGACGCCTCGGCGCTGCGGGATAACGGCTACGATCCCGCCGCCAACAAAGACAAGGAGGCTTTTTTTGATCGCTCTTCGGCGCGGGATTCGGCTTGGATTCTGCCGCACTCTCGGACGCCGGGGCAACCTCTTGAAATCAAAACCGGGGCGGTGATCCCCGGCGTCATGCTCACGGGGATCAATTCCGATCTGCCGGGAACCATTATCGCGCAAGTCAGTCAAAATGTGTTCGACACAGGCACGGGGCAACAATTGTTGATTCCTCGCGGCGCAAAGCTCTACGGCGTCTATGATTCCCGCGTCGTTTACGGGCAAGAGCGCGTACTTGTGGCCTGGAATCGGTTGATCTTTCCTGACGGGTCCGCCGTCACCCTGGGGGCCATGCCCGGCGCGGATATGTCCGGTTATGCGGGGTATACGGACGGAATCAACAATCATTATCTTCGTATTTTTGGTTCCGCTGCGATTATGTCCCTGGTCACGGGCGGCATGGCCTACACGATGGATTCAATGGGCGGCGATAATGGCGGGAACAATAACAATCCGACGCTACAGGATGAAATGGGGTCCGCCCTGGCCGCGCAAATGGGGCAAGCCTCGCTCCAATTGTTGCAGAAAAATTTGAATATCACGCCTACGCTGGAAATACGGCCGGGCTATCAGTTCAATCTCGTCGTGACAAAAGACCTCGTTTTTCAGCATCCTTATAATCTAAAGTAATTCGCCTTATCCGCTGCGGGCCTCGCGTCCCAACTCAGCGCCGCATGACGGCCTCTTTTATGGAGTGTCGTTATGTGTGCGTCTTCCACGCAACACAATTCCTTCGGCCTTGGTTCCCCGGAACGCTCCCGCAATTGGCGCTTGCTGTATCTGCCTTTCGTGCTGCTGCTCGGCCTTGCCTGCCTGATTCTGACCACGCAACGGGTAGCGGCGTTCTACGGGTACGATCCGGCCTTGGGCGCGTCCTGGGGATCGGCCTTCGGCGTCCGCTGGTATGCGCCGTGGGCGATTTTCCACTGGCAAGAGGCATTCGGGGCCAATGATCCGGGCTTCATGGAACAGGCCATAACCCAAAGCCAAGCCCTGTTCCTCTGCCCGCAATTCCTACTCCTCGCCGTGTGGTTCACCTTTATGAAGAAGTTGAAAGGTGACGCCCGGCTACACGGCTCGGCCCGATGGGCGAATGAAAAAGAGATCCGCCGCATGGGCTATATGGACGGAAAGGGCGTGTATGTCGGCGGATGGGTCAAGCACATTACGGGCTTTGCCTACTGGTCCGCCGTGGCGCGTCGGGCCGTGCTGGTCTGGTTCCTGCGCTCATATCGTCCGCCCGTGCGTCGGGAACGGCAAATGTACCTCCGGCACAACGGCCCGGAACACGTCTTGTGCTTCGCGCCTACCCGTTCCGGTAAAGGCGTGGGCCTCATTCTGCCCACGCTGTTGGCCTGGGAAGGTTCCACATTGGTTTTAGACATAAAGGGCGAAAACTGGGCGCTTACGTCTGGTTTCCGCCGTTCGCAAGGGCAAACGGCGCTCCGGTTCGACCCTTCGGATATGTCCGGCGCGTCCGCCTTCTTCAATCCTATGGAGGAAATCCGTCTTGATTCCATGCTGGCTATTCCCGACGCTCAGAATATGGCGGCTATGCTGGTCGATCCTGCGGGCAAAGGTCTTGAAGACCATTGGAGCAAAGCGGCGTTCGCTATGCTGGCCGGGGCGCTGCTCCATTGCTGCATCATGGTCCGGCATGAGCAAGACCGTTGCGCCACGCTCTACGATCTGGGCTGCATGTTGGCCGATGAATCCCGCACCATTCAGCAACTTTTTGATGAAATGGTCAAAACCGACCATGCGGCCATGCTGCATAAAATCTTTCCTGACACCGCGCCCGATGGGGATGCCGGGGACTATGCCCAGAAAGCCCATGTCTTCATCGCGTCCAGTGCGCGGGAAATGCTCAATAAGGCGGAAAATGAAGCCTCCGGCGTCGTGTCCACGGCCCTGACAAATCTTGCCCTGTACCGCGATCCGGTGGTGGCGCTGAACACGTCTCGCTGTGATTTTCGCATTCATGACCTCATGAACGCGGAAAATCCGGTGAATTTGTATCTTGTCATTTCCCCGGCTGACATAGATCGGATGAAACCGTTAATCCGGCTCATGGTGGATATGAT is a window from the Desulfovibrio legallii genome containing:
- a CDS encoding type IV secretory system conjugative DNA transfer family protein codes for the protein MCASSTQHNSFGLGSPERSRNWRLLYLPFVLLLGLACLILTTQRVAAFYGYDPALGASWGSAFGVRWYAPWAIFHWQEAFGANDPGFMEQAITQSQALFLCPQFLLLAVWFTFMKKLKGDARLHGSARWANEKEIRRMGYMDGKGVYVGGWVKHITGFAYWSAVARRAVLVWFLRSYRPPVRRERQMYLRHNGPEHVLCFAPTRSGKGVGLILPTLLAWEGSTLVLDIKGENWALTSGFRRSQGQTALRFDPSDMSGASAFFNPMEEIRLDSMLAIPDAQNMAAMLVDPAGKGLEDHWSKAAFAMLAGALLHCCIMVRHEQDRCATLYDLGCMLADESRTIQQLFDEMVKTDHAAMLHKIFPDTAPDGDAGDYAQKAHVFIASSAREMLNKAENEASGVVSTALTNLALYRDPVVALNTSRCDFRIHDLMNAENPVNLYLVISPADIDRMKPLIRLMVDMIIRRVCAKMEFADGSSKAGYKHRLLLMLDEFTSLGKLPIMEKALAYIAGYGGKVYLIVQDITQLNAVYGKENALMANCHVRIAYAPNTVETAEILSKMTGKTTVVEEKVSLSGSRTGHLKNASVNVTETARNLLTPDECMRLPGLSKDEQGHATPGDMLIFTAGYSAIYGRQILYFLDPTFSTRAKIPAPGTTAAYPSGISDSLYFPRPASWYAVTSAAAASPASAHTSEQVEADYARYLDAS